A section of the Candidatus Neptunochlamydia vexilliferae genome encodes:
- a CDS encoding Rpn family recombination-promoting nuclease/putative transposase has protein sequence MSRYLNPTNDVSFKKLFGTEKHKPLLISFLNSALSLEGDRKIKEVTLLPKDQAPLIKETKKSVLDIKCTDERNIQYIVEMQNKSAPGFIKRTQFYLAHSYVSQFPEGAEYVELKPVILLAIANHVLFPEKEKVISYHKTLDTDTLEHNLEDMSYVFIELPKFKKKEEELETVQDKWLYFFKNWGKTNEVPSKVQEKELIEAYNSMEEYNWSKAEREAYIQANMALTDEYDARRKEREKGVEEGLEKGRQKEKLEIVQALLKQGLPVTQISEATGLSVEEIEPLR, from the coding sequence ATGAGCCGGTATTTAAACCCAACAAATGACGTTTCTTTTAAAAAGCTTTTTGGAACAGAAAAACACAAGCCTTTGCTTATTAGCTTTTTGAATTCCGCATTATCTCTAGAAGGGGACCGAAAAATCAAAGAAGTCACTCTTCTTCCAAAGGATCAAGCACCCCTGATCAAAGAAACGAAAAAAAGCGTTCTTGATATCAAGTGCACAGATGAGCGAAATATTCAATACATTGTTGAAATGCAAAATAAGAGTGCCCCTGGGTTTATCAAGCGGACCCAATTTTATCTTGCTCATAGCTACGTTTCTCAGTTTCCTGAAGGAGCTGAGTACGTTGAGCTAAAACCTGTTATCCTTCTTGCCATTGCAAACCATGTTCTATTTCCTGAGAAAGAAAAGGTGATTTCCTATCATAAAACCCTTGATACGGACACATTAGAGCATAATCTAGAAGATATGTCTTACGTTTTCATTGAGCTTCCTAAATTCAAGAAAAAAGAAGAGGAGTTAGAAACGGTCCAAGATAAATGGTTGTACTTCTTTAAAAACTGGGGGAAAACGAACGAAGTTCCTTCTAAAGTCCAAGAAAAAGAGCTGATAGAAGCTTACAACTCGATGGAAGAGTACAATTGGAGCAAGGCTGAAAGAGAGGCATACATTCAGGCAAACATGGCCTTGACTGACGAATATGATGCCAGAAGAAAGGAACGTGAAAAAGGTGTTGAGGAAGGGCTCGAAAAAGGACGGCAAAAAGAAAAATTAGAAATTGTCCAAGCTTTGCTTAAGCAAGGTCTACCAGTAACTCAGATTTCTGAAGCAACGGGCCTCTCAGTTGAAGAGATCGAGCCCCTCCGCTAA
- a CDS encoding lyase family protein: MDKIAFIESNTTGTGEWFLNAGKKMGLAPLFLTKNPKKYPFLKKHLIHPILIDTDDPEALTTFLKKVSDLKGVFSSSDSYIYPAALVSKKLNLPHTNPEAIAHCRDKYRLIQTLKKLSLPAIPTVRGGEEVSFSFPVIAKPNPGTGSIGVELFSSPESLPHLDNSHIIQEYIEGEEYSAEIVVQKGEPYLLGMTKKHLGPKPHFVESGHDFPAPISQKISQEALSIITQLIKAIDFDFGPLHVEFRVKKGTIYIIEVNPRLAGGMIPQLIEEAQGIPLIQNILHLYLGQNPSFLPHKSSHAAIRFIIPTQEGTLANVPKTLHGLTLYKEKGALIQLEGSFKDRIGHSIVKGDTLEECHLLLDQALGNLTVTIAPITPSCGRGRLAEPLDPRVKRILEEEMIPRIDPLHALSKINRAHVAMLKKTRIITPDQAKRLIEGVEALEKGDFATVRAIDGPGVGFYLAYEEKLIEQTGIKTGGLIHIGRSRNDINATLQRLQTKEIYQALSQSLWRLRSTLLCQGECYKNLPMPIYSQYQPAMPATYGYYLTGVEEALALQSKSLLSLSSLLEASPLGAGAGGGTTYPIDPEKSAEELPFKKGPAHALTAVASRDLELTLLALGATLGTTISRVAQDYHLWLTKEFEFFSLPDRLCGISSTMPQKKNPYLLEKIKGKAIQMTGAFTTAAATMHKVPFGNSVEVGTEALTGYYSSFSSLIQSLELLSLIIEGAEPLPKNMIRSITKGLTAAAPLAEGLSQASSLTFREAHEAVGKAILKAEAKGEDPLEALLSLHETFPKDPNHWHDLLEYGKGPGPHSLQQILETAHSRLRNSHPFIPC; this comes from the coding sequence ATGGATAAAATCGCATTTATAGAGAGCAATACGACTGGAACCGGAGAATGGTTTCTCAATGCAGGGAAAAAAATGGGGTTGGCCCCCCTTTTTCTGACGAAGAACCCCAAAAAGTATCCCTTCTTAAAAAAGCACCTGATCCATCCCATTTTGATCGATACGGATGACCCTGAGGCGTTGACCACATTCCTAAAAAAAGTTTCAGATCTTAAAGGTGTTTTCTCAAGCTCAGACAGCTACATTTACCCTGCAGCTCTTGTCTCAAAAAAGCTCAATCTTCCCCATACCAATCCCGAAGCAATCGCTCATTGTCGCGATAAATACCGCTTGATCCAAACATTAAAAAAACTTTCCCTTCCAGCGATCCCAACCGTTCGAGGAGGAGAAGAAGTTTCCTTTTCTTTTCCCGTTATTGCTAAGCCCAATCCTGGGACAGGGAGCATCGGTGTAGAGCTTTTTTCTTCACCAGAGTCCCTTCCCCATCTTGACAATTCGCATATCATTCAGGAGTACATCGAAGGAGAGGAATACTCTGCAGAAATCGTTGTCCAAAAGGGAGAACCCTATCTCCTTGGTATGACCAAAAAGCACCTTGGACCTAAGCCCCACTTTGTCGAATCGGGACATGATTTTCCAGCTCCCATTTCTCAAAAAATCTCTCAAGAGGCCCTCTCCATCATCACCCAACTTATCAAGGCAATTGACTTTGATTTTGGCCCCCTCCATGTCGAGTTCCGGGTGAAAAAGGGGACGATTTATATTATCGAGGTGAATCCCCGTCTTGCTGGGGGGATGATTCCCCAATTGATTGAAGAGGCCCAAGGGATTCCGCTCATTCAAAATATCCTCCACCTTTACCTAGGGCAAAACCCCTCTTTCCTTCCCCACAAGAGCTCCCATGCAGCCATCCGTTTTATAATTCCCACCCAAGAAGGGACTTTAGCGAATGTGCCAAAGACTCTTCACGGGCTCACCCTCTACAAAGAAAAAGGGGCTCTGATCCAGTTAGAAGGGAGCTTTAAAGACCGGATTGGCCACTCTATCGTGAAAGGAGATACCCTTGAAGAGTGTCACCTCCTTCTTGATCAAGCCCTAGGGAATCTGACGGTGACAATCGCCCCCATAACCCCTTCATGTGGACGGGGAAGGCTTGCCGAGCCCCTAGATCCCCGTGTAAAGCGGATCTTAGAAGAAGAGATGATTCCTCGAATCGATCCTTTACATGCCCTCTCAAAGATAAATAGGGCGCATGTTGCCATGCTTAAGAAAACCAGAATCATCACACCTGATCAAGCTAAGCGTCTCATAGAGGGGGTTGAGGCGCTTGAAAAAGGTGATTTTGCAACTGTTCGCGCCATTGATGGTCCAGGGGTGGGCTTTTACCTTGCCTATGAGGAGAAGCTGATCGAGCAGACGGGGATCAAAACTGGGGGACTGATCCATATTGGGCGTTCCCGGAACGATATCAATGCGACCCTTCAAAGACTTCAAACCAAAGAGATCTACCAAGCGCTTTCCCAGTCCCTGTGGAGGCTGCGCTCTACACTCCTGTGTCAAGGGGAGTGCTATAAAAACCTTCCGATGCCCATCTACAGTCAATACCAACCTGCCATGCCAGCAACTTATGGCTACTATCTTACAGGTGTTGAAGAGGCTCTTGCCCTTCAAAGCAAGAGCCTCCTCTCCCTTTCTTCCCTTCTGGAAGCTTCCCCCTTAGGAGCCGGAGCAGGTGGGGGAACAACCTATCCTATCGACCCTGAAAAGAGTGCTGAGGAGCTTCCCTTCAAAAAAGGGCCCGCCCATGCCCTTACCGCCGTTGCTAGTCGTGATCTTGAGCTTACCCTCCTCGCACTTGGTGCGACTTTAGGAACGACGATCAGCCGGGTTGCCCAAGATTACCACCTTTGGTTGACCAAAGAGTTTGAGTTTTTCTCCCTTCCCGATCGCTTATGTGGGATCTCTTCGACAATGCCTCAAAAAAAGAACCCCTATCTCCTTGAGAAGATTAAAGGAAAAGCCATTCAGATGACCGGTGCGTTTACAACAGCTGCTGCTACAATGCATAAAGTCCCTTTTGGAAACTCTGTAGAGGTAGGGACCGAAGCGCTTACTGGGTACTACTCGAGCTTTTCCTCCCTCATCCAATCCCTAGAACTTCTCTCCCTGATCATCGAAGGGGCAGAGCCCCTTCCCAAAAACATGATCCGGAGCATCACCAAAGGTCTTACAGCAGCAGCTCCCCTTGCAGAGGGACTTTCTCAAGCCTCCTCTCTGACCTTTAGGGAGGCTCACGAAGCTGTTGGAAAGGCGATTCTCAAAGCGGAAGCAAAAGGAGAAGACCCATTGGAAGCGCTCCTTTCCCTTCATGAAACATTCCCCAAAGATCCCAATCATTGGCACGACCTTTTAGAGTATGGAAAAGGGCCTGGTCCTCACTCGTTACAACAGATCCTCGAAACCGCCCATAGTAGGTTGAGAAATAGCCATCCATTTATACCCTGCTGA
- the thiE gene encoding thiamine phosphate synthase has protein sequence MKDSLKLILVTQRDSTPIDNYLRFIERCARAGVTAVQLREKGASYDLLLEFARRLKETLAPFEIPLIINDSIDLAQAVEAEGVHLGQTDGSPEAAREILGENALIGQSIESLEELDKANASQALNYVAASAVFETKTKKNLKKIWGLSGLKDLAARSNHPVIGIGGINLSNVDQVIDSGAQGVAVVSTLHSVEDLEQGCSQLLSAVNRGACHA, from the coding sequence ATGAAAGATTCTCTTAAGCTCATTCTTGTCACCCAGAGGGACTCTACCCCTATTGACAACTACTTGCGGTTCATCGAGAGATGTGCTCGAGCGGGGGTAACCGCAGTCCAGCTCCGTGAAAAAGGGGCCTCTTATGATCTTCTACTAGAATTTGCACGGAGATTAAAAGAGACCTTAGCCCCCTTTGAGATTCCCCTAATCATTAATGACTCAATAGATCTTGCCCAGGCGGTTGAAGCTGAGGGGGTCCATCTAGGCCAAACCGATGGAAGCCCTGAAGCCGCCCGTGAAATCCTAGGGGAAAATGCCCTGATTGGTCAATCGATTGAGTCTTTGGAAGAGCTCGATAAAGCCAATGCAAGCCAAGCATTGAACTACGTAGCTGCAAGCGCTGTTTTTGAAACGAAAACAAAAAAAAACCTAAAAAAGATTTGGGGGCTATCAGGCCTTAAAGACCTTGCCGCGCGCTCCAATCACCCTGTGATAGGAATTGGGGGCATCAATCTATCAAACGTTGATCAAGTCATAGACTCAGGAGCTCAAGGGGTGGCGGTCGTTAGCACCCTTCATAGCGTAGAAGACCTTGAGCAAGGTTGCAGTCAGCTACTTTCAGCGGTAAATAGAGGAGCCTGTCATGCATAG
- the thiM gene encoding hydroxyethylthiazole kinase, protein MHSIYAILGKIRETKPLVLNITNTVTMDLMANGLLAIGAAPIMSSEVSEIKELVHLSQGVNINIGTLDKAFCKRAKVGAKEAYLQGKPCILDPVGTGATKIRTKLAKKLLPYVTTIKGNGSEILSFKDTKRAPLGVESKEPSIQAEGVGRNLSKTLNRTMIITGKVDIIIGGDRTEYIKEGSPLMGMVTGMGCTLGALLAAFQAVEKDRFKASLAATRYFGICGAKAAEQAGSPAAFKSALIDHLYELSFNPKAIYG, encoded by the coding sequence ATGCATAGTATCTATGCCATCCTGGGAAAAATTCGTGAAACAAAACCTCTAGTCCTTAACATCACCAATACTGTCACGATGGATCTGATGGCTAATGGCCTACTTGCCATAGGAGCAGCCCCTATCATGTCATCGGAGGTCAGCGAGATTAAAGAGCTTGTTCACCTTTCTCAAGGGGTTAATATCAACATTGGAACGCTCGATAAGGCCTTTTGCAAAAGGGCCAAAGTTGGAGCAAAAGAGGCCTACTTGCAAGGGAAACCATGCATTCTAGATCCTGTAGGAACAGGTGCAACAAAAATAAGAACCAAACTAGCAAAAAAGCTCCTTCCTTATGTCACAACTATTAAGGGAAATGGGAGTGAAATCCTTTCATTTAAAGATACAAAAAGAGCTCCCCTAGGGGTTGAATCTAAAGAACCTTCGATCCAAGCTGAAGGGGTAGGGAGAAACTTAAGTAAAACACTTAACCGAACCATGATCATTACAGGAAAGGTAGATATTATCATCGGTGGCGACCGAACCGAGTACATTAAAGAAGGCTCCCCATTAATGGGAATGGTGACAGGAATGGGTTGCACATTAGGAGCCCTTTTAGCAGCCTTCCAAGCCGTTGAAAAAGATCGCTTTAAAGCTTCACTTGCTGCAACACGCTACTTCGGTATTTGCGGAGCAAAGGCTGCGGAACAAGCAGGAAGCCCCGCAGCGTTCAAAAGCGCTCTCATCGACCACCTTTATGAGCTGAGTTTTAATCCAAAGGCTATCTATGGATAA
- a CDS encoding kinase, with protein MLIQSLKTHYQQGRGSSHGTFGELLQGILPNGRNFMVTLPISLYSRAHFEPRLEMSHVTVSPKEKKKSAVMAEKILERFEISIGGVLTIDSDIPEGKGLASSSADLVATAYALKETFFIEALDSDLIASLIKEIEPTDGIMYPGSSTFYYKEVELKESLAHLPRFVIVGIDEGHTVDTLTYNKKEKCYTPECSFKYAKLLEKVTSAVKEGDLKTIGAIATESARMNQRHHDKPSLEAVISFCEEVKGLGVAIAHSGTFIGVLLDPSLPSFDLQLKRLTLNLKEMGKTAHLFHSLTEED; from the coding sequence ATGCTGATTCAATCACTCAAAACTCACTATCAACAGGGAAGAGGGTCTTCCCATGGAACCTTTGGAGAACTCCTTCAAGGAATTCTTCCCAATGGAAGAAATTTTATGGTCACCCTCCCTATCTCCCTCTATTCGCGAGCCCACTTTGAACCTAGACTGGAGATGAGTCATGTGACCGTTTCTCCAAAAGAAAAAAAGAAGTCAGCGGTGATGGCTGAAAAGATTCTTGAGCGCTTTGAGATCTCGATAGGGGGGGTTTTGACAATTGACTCCGATATTCCCGAAGGGAAAGGACTTGCAAGCTCTTCTGCTGACCTTGTTGCGACTGCCTATGCCCTCAAAGAAACCTTTTTCATCGAAGCTCTAGACTCTGACTTGATTGCCTCCTTAATTAAAGAGATAGAGCCGACAGACGGAATCATGTACCCAGGAAGCTCCACCTTCTATTACAAGGAGGTAGAGCTTAAAGAGTCTCTTGCTCACCTTCCTAGGTTTGTCATTGTGGGCATTGATGAAGGGCATACCGTGGATACTTTAACCTATAACAAAAAGGAGAAATGTTACACTCCAGAATGTTCTTTCAAATATGCCAAGCTTCTTGAAAAAGTTACCTCTGCAGTCAAGGAAGGGGACTTGAAAACAATCGGAGCCATTGCCACAGAGAGTGCAAGGATGAACCAGAGGCATCACGATAAACCCTCTTTGGAGGCTGTCATCTCTTTTTGTGAAGAGGTTAAAGGGCTCGGTGTAGCGATTGCCCATAGTGGCACTTTTATTGGGGTCCTCCTTGACCCCTCATTGCCTTCCTTTGACTTGCAGTTAAAACGATTAACCCTCAATCTCAAAGAGATGGGAAAGACCGCTCACCTTTTTCATTCTTTAACAGAGGAAGACTGA
- a CDS encoding pyridoxal-phosphate dependent enzyme — protein sequence MLIDKKGEALFSNYSSTLVSPKLIRLTPNLTVALFELMKLIPAKYTLLKALKEGKLNPDYPIIETSSGTYAQGLALVCRELDLPFIIISDPVIDPALQSRLVALGGKVQIIERSIDNLNIQTLRLQALRDYLFSHPQAFWPAQYDNPDNRHAYTPFADLLLENLRSPLTLIGAVGSGGSTCGTIERLREVNTDTRLIGVDTFGSVLFGLPAGKRKLRGLGNSLLPKNVIHSSFDEVHWVSAHCAYKALRELYSKTGLYCGPTTGAAFHVARWIANKNRDEEVVFIAPDSGHRYTHTVYSDRWIGEEGIDLNAPFPSPLHIDSLSEVGKEWAYFNWKRQPYEQVVNHHG from the coding sequence ATGCTCATCGACAAAAAAGGGGAGGCCCTGTTTTCAAATTATTCAAGCACCCTTGTAAGTCCAAAGCTGATTCGATTAACCCCTAATCTGACGGTTGCCCTTTTTGAATTGATGAAACTTATTCCCGCTAAATATACGCTCCTCAAGGCATTAAAAGAGGGAAAGCTGAACCCCGATTACCCAATTATTGAAACCTCAAGTGGAACCTATGCTCAAGGACTTGCTCTTGTGTGTAGAGAGCTTGATCTTCCTTTTATTATCATCAGCGATCCAGTCATTGACCCCGCTCTTCAGTCTCGGCTAGTTGCTCTTGGAGGAAAGGTTCAAATTATTGAGCGGTCGATCGACAATCTAAACATCCAAACCCTCCGCCTGCAAGCGCTCCGCGATTATTTATTCAGCCACCCCCAAGCTTTTTGGCCTGCTCAATACGATAACCCAGACAATCGCCATGCCTACACCCCTTTTGCAGACCTTCTTTTAGAAAACCTCCGCTCTCCCCTGACCCTTATAGGAGCTGTAGGCTCTGGAGGGTCAACCTGTGGAACCATTGAGCGCCTTCGGGAGGTCAATACCGACACCCGTCTGATTGGAGTCGACACCTTTGGAAGTGTTCTCTTTGGCCTCCCTGCAGGAAAGAGGAAACTCCGGGGGCTCGGGAACTCCCTTTTACCTAAGAATGTCATCCATTCCTCTTTCGATGAGGTCCACTGGGTTTCTGCCCACTGCGCTTACAAGGCGCTTAGAGAGCTCTATTCTAAGACAGGTCTTTACTGCGGTCCAACGACAGGGGCAGCTTTTCATGTCGCCCGTTGGATTGCCAACAAAAATCGAGATGAAGAGGTGGTTTTCATTGCCCCCGACTCAGGGCACCGCTATACCCATACCGTTTATTCAGACCGGTGGATTGGAGAGGAAGGAATCGATCTCAATGCCCCTTTTCCCTCCCCTTTACACATCGATTCTCTTTCTGAAGTGGGTAAGGAGTGGGCTTACTTTAATTGGAAGCGTCAACCCTATGAACAAGTAGTTAACCACCATGGATAA
- the thiD gene encoding bifunctional hydroxymethylpyrimidine kinase/phosphomethylpyrimidine kinase — MDKVLSIAGFDGSGGAGIQADLKTFSAFGCFGMTVLTALPIQNTQGVKKSYPIPPLAVKEQLEAIFEDIIPDAIKIGMLANKEVIEVVTSFLKHNGQNIPIVLDPVMVATSGDRLLSADALETLKELLIPLSTLTTPNISEAKTLIGPFETTKEEMETAAQKILLMGSHSVLLKGGHLDGEMASDLYLDQNGTKVWLKKKRIKTKNTHGTGCTLSAAIASSLAMGFDLLESCKKGKAYLHQALIAAKDLRIGKGSGPLHHFHHLQSSYISSLV; from the coding sequence ATGGATAAAGTCCTTTCGATTGCTGGTTTCGATGGCTCTGGAGGGGCTGGCATTCAAGCAGACCTTAAAACCTTTTCCGCATTTGGCTGCTTTGGAATGACTGTTTTAACAGCGCTTCCAATCCAAAATACCCAGGGGGTAAAAAAATCCTATCCTATCCCCCCTCTGGCAGTAAAAGAGCAGCTTGAAGCAATCTTTGAGGATATCATTCCCGATGCGATTAAAATCGGAATGCTTGCAAACAAAGAGGTGATCGAAGTCGTCACAAGCTTCTTAAAACACAACGGACAAAATATCCCCATTGTTCTGGATCCCGTGATGGTTGCAACCAGTGGGGATCGCCTCCTTTCTGCAGATGCTTTAGAGACCCTCAAAGAGCTCCTTATTCCCCTCTCTACCCTCACAACCCCCAATATTTCCGAAGCCAAAACCCTTATAGGCCCCTTCGAAACAACCAAAGAAGAAATGGAAACTGCTGCTCAAAAGATTCTCCTTATGGGGTCGCACTCAGTCCTTTTAAAAGGGGGGCATCTTGATGGAGAGATGGCATCCGACCTTTACCTCGACCAAAATGGAACAAAAGTATGGCTGAAAAAAAAGCGAATAAAGACCAAAAACACCCATGGAACAGGGTGCACCCTATCCGCTGCAATCGCCTCCTCTCTTGCCATGGGATTTGATCTCCTTGAAAGCTGTAAAAAAGGGAAGGCCTACCTTCACCAAGCGCTCATCGCAGCCAAAGACCTTCGCATTGGAAAAGGTTCTGGCCCTCTTCACCATTTTCACCACCTCCAAAGCTCATATATAAGCTCTCTAGTTTAA